The region CAAAGCGCAGCAAACCCAGCATCTTGCGGCGGGCCTCCTCATCACTCAACTGGCCGACCCAGCCTTCGTACTCCGCCAGCGGGCAATGCAACACCTGTTTCAGGCAGTCGATGACGCCGACATGATGACCGATAGCCAGCGAGTAATACATCACCTGCTGTGCCTGCTCCGGTATCTTGTCGCGGCTGTCGAGAAACTTGCGGTTCAGGGCATAAAAACGCACGCTGCTCATGACAGGATCTCCCCGCGCAGCATAGCGTGATAAATCTGTAGCAGATGGCCGACAATCTCGTTCAGCCGTGGGTCGTCATATTGGTTGAGCCAACGGTTGACGCGGTGTTCAAAGCCTTCCAGCGGCTGGTTTTCCAGCAAATCGAGGAAACGGTCGCTGATTTCACGCCCCTGACGATACCCCGCCATCAGACGGGCTTCCCGTTCTACCCGCACCCGCAAATCCAGCGGCACTGCCGGATGAATCAGCGTCGCTTGTTCATGCTCGGCCTGCTGGTGGTCGCTGCCGTGCAGTTTCTGTTCCAGCAGCCCCAACGCTACCGCAAAACCGTAAATCGTCGCCGCCGGGGTCGGCGGGCAGCCGGGGATGTAGACGTCGATCGGCACGATTTTGTCGCTGCCGCCCCATACGCAGTACAGGTCGTGGAAGATGCCGCCGCCGCAGCCGCAGGCGCCGTAAGAGATGCAGATTTTCGGATCCGGCGCCGACTCATAGGCGCGCAGCGCCGGGCTTCGCATGGCGCGGGTCACCGCGCCGGTAAACAGCAAAATGTCGGCGTGGCGCGGCGACGCCACCACCTTGATGCCGAAGCGTTCGGCGTCGAACAGCGGCGTAATGGCGGAGAAGATCTCGATTTCGCAGCCGTTGCAGCCGCCGCAATCCACGCGGTAGACGTAGGCGGAACGCTGGATATCCTTCAGCAGCGTCTTTTTCAGCTGTTGGGCCTGTTCGTCGAGCGTAATTGGGGTAGTACGGTAGTGATCGACCCCGTTGGGCAGCATACTCATTGCGCATTCCCCTTGTGAGTGGTCGGGGCGGGCAGGTGCTGGCTCAGCCGCACGTTGCCCTGATGGTTCATATTCTGTTTGCGTTTGCAGTCCGGACAGGTTTCGAACTGATGGCGACGCGCTTCCACCTCGTTTTCCGGCACCCCGGCGTGCGCCAGCAGCGCCATGGCGTACTCCACCTCTTTCTGCGGCGCGAACGGCCGCTGGCAGACATGGCAGTTCAGCAATTGGAAGGTGGCGCGCTGATACAGGTCGGCCTTGCTGGCGACCGCCATTTCGAAATCCTGCGACAGTACGATGGCGCGGGTCGGGCACACTTCCTCGCAGCGGCCGCAGAAGATGCAACGGCCGAGGAACAACTGCCAGGTACGGGTGCCGTTGTCCAGGTCGTTAGCCATCGTCAGGGCATTGGCCGGGCACGCCATGGTACAGGCGGCGCAGCCGATGCACTGCGCCGGGTCGTACTCCGGCTTGCCGCGAAATCCGGCGGGTACCGCCAGCGGCGCAAACGGGTATTTCACCGTGCTGTTGCCCGCTTTGAGGATGGTTTTGAACAGTTTAATCATGGGGCCTCCCTCATTTCAGCGGCGAACGGGTGCGTTCCAGTCCGTAGCGCTCGATCTCTTTGTACGGCACGGTGGTGACTTTCTTCTTGCGGACATCCACCAGCGTGACGCGGTCGGTACAGGAATAGCAGGGGTCGAGGCTGCCGATGATCAGCGGCGCGTCCGACACCGTGTTGCCGCGCAGCATAAAGCGCAGCACCGGCCAGTTGGCGTAGGTAGCGGCGCGGCAGCGCCAGCGGAACAGCTTCTGGTTGTCGCCGGTCATGCTCCAGTGGATGTCTTCGCCGCGCGGCGCTTCGGTAAAGCCCAGCGCGAACTTGTGCGGCTGATAATGGATATGCTCGTTGAGAATCGGCCCGTCCGGCATGTTGTCCAGCCCGAACTCGATCATCGCCAGCGAGGTGAACACCTCACGCACCCGCACCAGTACGCGGGAGTAAACGTCGCCGCCGTCGAGATGATGCAACTCCATCGGCAGGTCCAGATAGCCGGCGAACGGGTGGTCGACGCGCACGTCGCGTTGAAAACCGCTGGCGCGAATCATCGGTCCCACCGGGCTGTAGTCACGCGCCACCTGACGGTTCAGCACGCCGACGCCCTGGGTGCGTTGCGCCATGTTGGCGGTGTTGAGCAACATATCGGTCAACTGCGTGACTTCTTCGCGCATTTCACGGATCAGCTTGATGGTCTTCAACCGGTCCTCTTTCAGGATGTCGCGGCGGATGCCGCCGATCAGGTTAAGACCGTAGGTTTTGCGCGCACCGGTGAGCATCTCGGCGATCTGCATCGATTTTTCGCGTACCCGGAAGAACTGCATGAAGCCGGTGTCGAAACCGACAAAGTGGCTGGACAGCCCGATATTCAACAGGTGACTGTGCAGGCGTTCCACCTCCAGCAGAATGCTGCGGATAGTATGCGCGCGCGCCGGCACCACCACGCCCAAGGCGTTCTCGATGGACGAGGTGTAGGCCACGCTGTGGGTGAAACCGCAGATACCGCACACCCGGTCGGACAAAAATGTCACTTCGTTGTAGCCCATGCGGGTTTCCGCCAGTTTTTCCATGCCGCGATGGACATAGAACAGGCGGTAGTCGGCATCGATAATCTGTTCACCGTCGACAAACAACCGGAAGTGACCCGGTTCGTCGGAAGTGATGTGCAGCGGGCCGATCGGCACCACCCGGGTGTCGCGGGTCGCCTCATTGATGAAGGTGTAGGACTCGTCGTCGCGGGTGGGGGCAGGGCGCTGACGGTAATCCATCGCGTCTTTGCGCAGCGGATAGAGATCGTCCGGCCAGTCGTCCGGCAGCACCAGCCGGCGTTCATCCGGCAGGCCGACCGGGATCAGCCCGTACATGTCGCGCACCTCGCGCTCTCCCCACACGGCGGCGGGCACGCGCGGCGTCACCGACGGAAACTCCGGCACCGTCGGGTTGACCAGCGCTTTCACCACCACCCAGCACTTCTCGCCTTGTTCCATCGACAGCACATAGTAGATGGCGAAATGGCCGTTGAGGGTGCGCTCGTCATTGCCGAACAATACCGACAGCCAGCCGCCGTGCTGGTAGTAGAGGTATTCCACCACCTCCGGCAGCTGATGCAGTTTGACGGTGAGGGTCAGCTGATTGGCGGTTTGCCGTTCCTCTTCCAGAATCGCCGTCGGAAACTGTTGTCTGACATGGGCGACATAATTAGCACCTAAATTTTCAGCGCTGGTCGCGGCGGATGAATTAATCACGGTACATCTCCTGACGGGAAGGGGTTAACGATGAAGCAGGCGCGGTGTCCGGCGTGGTAGTACCCAGAGTGGTGGTACCCAGAGTGATGGTACTCAGAGTAGTCGTACCCGGCGTGTTGGCGCGGGCGCTCAGCGACGGCCAGCCCAGACTCGGCGGCGTTGGCTCGCCGGCATGGTTGCCGTTTAAAACAATCGCGGTGGCCTGCTCCAGCAAATGGATGACCGGCTGCGGAATGCGGGTGCCCATCACCAGCATCAACACCAGTAAAATCAGCATCGGCGCGGTGGTCAGCCAACCCAGCTCGCCCTTGCTGACCGCTTCCGGCTGGCTGCCCAGCACGCTGGTGGCGATCATTCGCACCAGCCCGGCCAGTACCACGGTCAACAGCGCCAGCAACACCAGCACCAGCGCTAAATGACCGGCGTGGATGCCGGCGGTAACCGTCATGAATTCGCTCAGAAATATGTTGAACGGCGGCATACCGCCGAGCGCCAGCGCGCCGCCGGCCAGCAGCGCGCCTGTCACCGGCGCGACGCGCAGGATGCCTTTCACCGCGTCCATATCACGAGTGCCGTATTTCAGCAGTACATTGCCGGAGCCGCAGAACAGCAGGGTTTTCGCCAGACTGTGATTCAGCGTGTGCAGCAGCGCCGCCAGAATGCCGAGCGGGCCGCCGATGCCGAGCGCCACGGCGATCAGCCCCATGTTTTCCACGCTGGAGTAGGCCAGCAGGCGTTTCATGTCGCGCTGTACCAAAATCAGGAACGCGGCGACGGCCACCGACAGCAAACCGAACACCAACAACAGCCGTTGCGGAAATTCCGGGCCGATGGCAGCGCTGATCAGGATGGTGTAGCGCACGATCACCAGCAGCGCGCAGTTGAGCAGCACGGCGGAGAGCAGGGCGCTGGTGGGGCTGGGCGCCTCGCTGTGGGCGTCCGGCAGCCAGGCGTGCATCGGGAACAGGCCGGTTTTGGTGCCAAACCCGATCAGAATAAAGATGAACGCCAGATGCATCAGCGTACTGTCCAGTTCGCCGGCGTGTTGCAGCACCTCGGTCCAGAAAATGGCGTTGCCCGGCTCCGCCATGACGTTGGCGGCGTTGGCGTACACCAATACCGTGCCGTACAGGCCGAAAGCGACGCCGACGGTGCAGATGATGATGTATTTCCACGCGGCTTCCAGCGACGAGCGCTGGCCGTACAGGCCCACCAGAAACGCCGAACTTAGCGTGGTGGCTTCAATCGCCGCCCACATCAGGATCAGGTTGTTGCTGGTGATCACCAACAACATGGTGAACAGAAACAGATGGAAGAAGCCGTAGTAGTGGCACAGCGTGGTGACGCTGATCTCGCCGCCGTCCACCTCGTGACGCATATACCCCATCGAGTAGAGGCCGGTGAGAAAGCCAATCACCCCGAGAATAGCCAGAAACAGCGCGCTCAGGCTGTCGAGATGCAGCCAGCGGTGGGCCGCCAGCAGTTCGCCCTGTTGGTACACCGTCCATACTGCCAGCAACGCCAGTAGCAGCAGCGCGCTGATACCGAGCAGATGAATCAGGCTCACCAGCCCGCGCGCCGCCGTGCCGGTAAAGCGGCAGGCGAACGCCAGCAGGGCGACGACAAACGGCACGCCCAGCAGCAGGGAAAAAAGATCCAAAGTCGTCATGGTGATTATCCTTTCAGCGCGGTCAGTTGCTGAACATCCAACGTGTGCAGCGTGCGGTGGATTTTGCGCGCCATCAGCGCCATCACGATGACGGCGAAGATGGCGTCGGTGGCGATGCCGATCTCCACCAGCTCCGGCGCGCGGTAGGCCAGCAGCGCCAGCGTCAGGTGGGCGCCGTTTTCCATCAGGCAGTAGCCGAATACCTGTTTGAGGATGTTGCGCTGGCTGACGATGCACAGCAGGCCGATCAGGAAGTGGCCGAGCGACACCGCCAGTACCGGTTTAAGGTCGTTAACCATCGGCAGTTTCACCGGTGCGACGGCAAAGTAGCTCAGCAACACAATCAGGGTGGCGATCAGTATCAGGGTCGCGGTGCCGATTACGCCGCCGTCGGCTTTCGGGTCAGCCAGCCGGCAGAAGGCGAAGCTCATGATGGCGGGTACCATCACCACCTTGGTGATGAAGGCGGTCAGCGACCACAGATACAGCTCGTGGGAGCCGAGCAACCCGCCCAGCGCCACAAAGATCAGCACCAGCACCAGCGACTGCAACGCGTACAGCGCGGCGGACACTGTGGGTTTTCTGGCGGCGATCACCAACAGCGAGGTGATGATCAGCAGACCAGCCAGATTGTTGACAAGAAGAGAACCAGTCATGGGAGTTCCTTATTTCAGCCAGAGTGCGGCGATAACGCTGGAGCACAGCGACATCACTATCAGCACCAG is a window of Dickeya solani IPO 2222 DNA encoding:
- a CDS encoding formate hydrogenlyase maturation HycH family protein yields the protein MSSVRFYALNRKFLDSRDKIPEQAQQVMYYSLAIGHHVGVIDCLKQVLHCPLAEYEGWVGQLSDEEARRKMLGLLRFGEITIDHTHTVLLGSAFTALAAADRYPEWTATLVDYLAAMQREPAIYLMVKRLDD
- a CDS encoding NADH-quinone oxidoreductase subunit B family protein, whose amino-acid sequence is MSMLPNGVDHYRTTPITLDEQAQQLKKTLLKDIQRSAYVYRVDCGGCNGCEIEIFSAITPLFDAERFGIKVVASPRHADILLFTGAVTRAMRSPALRAYESAPDPKICISYGACGCGGGIFHDLYCVWGGSDKIVPIDVYIPGCPPTPAATIYGFAVALGLLEQKLHGSDHQQAEHEQATLIHPAVPLDLRVRVEREARLMAGYRQGREISDRFLDLLENQPLEGFEHRVNRWLNQYDDPRLNEIVGHLLQIYHAMLRGEILS
- the hyfH gene encoding hydrogenase 4 subunit H; the encoded protein is MIKLFKTILKAGNSTVKYPFAPLAVPAGFRGKPEYDPAQCIGCAACTMACPANALTMANDLDNGTRTWQLFLGRCIFCGRCEEVCPTRAIVLSQDFEMAVASKADLYQRATFQLLNCHVCQRPFAPQKEVEYAMALLAHAGVPENEVEARRHQFETCPDCKRKQNMNHQGNVRLSQHLPAPTTHKGNAQ
- a CDS encoding NADH-quinone oxidoreductase subunit C: MINSSAATSAENLGANYVAHVRQQFPTAILEEERQTANQLTLTVKLHQLPEVVEYLYYQHGGWLSVLFGNDERTLNGHFAIYYVLSMEQGEKCWVVVKALVNPTVPEFPSVTPRVPAAVWGEREVRDMYGLIPVGLPDERRLVLPDDWPDDLYPLRKDAMDYRQRPAPTRDDESYTFINEATRDTRVVPIGPLHITSDEPGHFRLFVDGEQIIDADYRLFYVHRGMEKLAETRMGYNEVTFLSDRVCGICGFTHSVAYTSSIENALGVVVPARAHTIRSILLEVERLHSHLLNIGLSSHFVGFDTGFMQFFRVREKSMQIAEMLTGARKTYGLNLIGGIRRDILKEDRLKTIKLIREMREEVTQLTDMLLNTANMAQRTQGVGVLNRQVARDYSPVGPMIRASGFQRDVRVDHPFAGYLDLPMELHHLDGGDVYSRVLVRVREVFTSLAMIEFGLDNMPDGPILNEHIHYQPHKFALGFTEAPRGEDIHWSMTGDNQKLFRWRCRAATYANWPVLRFMLRGNTVSDAPLIIGSLDPCYSCTDRVTLVDVRKKKVTTVPYKEIERYGLERTRSPLK
- a CDS encoding hydrogenase 4 subunit F, translating into MTTLDLFSLLLGVPFVVALLAFACRFTGTAARGLVSLIHLLGISALLLLALLAVWTVYQQGELLAAHRWLHLDSLSALFLAILGVIGFLTGLYSMGYMRHEVDGGEISVTTLCHYYGFFHLFLFTMLLVITSNNLILMWAAIEATTLSSAFLVGLYGQRSSLEAAWKYIIICTVGVAFGLYGTVLVYANAANVMAEPGNAIFWTEVLQHAGELDSTLMHLAFIFILIGFGTKTGLFPMHAWLPDAHSEAPSPTSALLSAVLLNCALLVIVRYTILISAAIGPEFPQRLLLVFGLLSVAVAAFLILVQRDMKRLLAYSSVENMGLIAVALGIGGPLGILAALLHTLNHSLAKTLLFCGSGNVLLKYGTRDMDAVKGILRVAPVTGALLAGGALALGGMPPFNIFLSEFMTVTAGIHAGHLALVLVLLALLTVVLAGLVRMIATSVLGSQPEAVSKGELGWLTTAPMLILLVLMLVMGTRIPQPVIHLLEQATAIVLNGNHAGEPTPPSLGWPSLSARANTPGTTTLSTITLGTTTLGTTTPDTAPASSLTPSRQEMYRD
- the hyfE gene encoding hydrogenase 4 membrane subunit; this translates as MTGSLLVNNLAGLLIITSLLVIAARKPTVSAALYALQSLVLVLIFVALGGLLGSHELYLWSLTAFITKVVMVPAIMSFAFCRLADPKADGGVIGTATLILIATLIVLLSYFAVAPVKLPMVNDLKPVLAVSLGHFLIGLLCIVSQRNILKQVFGYCLMENGAHLTLALLAYRAPELVEIGIATDAIFAVIVMALMARKIHRTLHTLDVQQLTALKG